Proteins co-encoded in one Metabacillus sp. KUDC1714 genomic window:
- a CDS encoding glycoside hydrolase family 32 protein, with protein sequence MKQQYNQVAQKYKEQYRPQFHFTPEENWMNDPNGMVYFNDEYHLFYQHHPFGTTWGPMHWGHAVSKDLIHWEHLPIALFPDEHGTIFSGSAIVDWNNTSGFFDDQPGLVAIYTSADNYPDSDRPRQRQSLAYSIDNGRTWVKYEGNPVLSDVNITDYRDPKVFWHHDTNKWVMVLATEQSVTIYTSPNLIDWEYASEFGNKAGSHDGVWECPDLFQLSIDDDKSNQKWAMLVSIGDNSEFKEGSRTQYFIGQFDGTTFVNDNDDDTILWLDYGRDNYAGVTWSDSPDERRIYIGWMSNWRYANQVPTNEWRSAMTLPRELTMTSTEEGVRLVQKPVSEINKIRKETNIHKEIIIDSNNSVFFDLNNKLMEIEIEFEQINSSEFDLLIQHSETEKTIISYDVRNSSLLVDRTNSGENSFSTSFPAVQEAPLKMKNNKVKLQLFIDTSSIELFANDGEIAMTSLIFPSEIGKGLTLVSNGGSTNVSTLKVTELESIWK encoded by the coding sequence ATGAAACAACAATATAATCAAGTTGCACAAAAATATAAAGAGCAGTATCGTCCTCAATTTCATTTTACACCAGAAGAAAATTGGATGAATGATCCTAATGGTATGGTTTATTTCAATGATGAATATCATTTGTTTTATCAACACCATCCATTTGGAACAACATGGGGTCCAATGCATTGGGGCCATGCGGTTAGTAAAGATTTAATTCATTGGGAGCACCTTCCAATAGCATTATTTCCAGACGAACATGGAACGATTTTTTCTGGTAGTGCAATTGTTGATTGGAATAATACTTCTGGATTTTTCGATGATCAACCTGGACTGGTAGCTATTTATACTAGTGCTGATAACTATCCGGATTCTGATCGCCCTCGTCAAAGACAAAGTTTAGCTTATAGTATTGATAATGGAAGAACTTGGGTGAAATATGAGGGGAATCCAGTACTTTCAGATGTGAATATAACAGATTATCGTGATCCTAAGGTATTTTGGCATCATGATACGAATAAATGGGTTATGGTATTAGCTACTGAACAATCTGTGACCATTTACACATCCCCTAATTTAATAGATTGGGAGTATGCAAGTGAATTCGGAAATAAAGCAGGTTCACATGATGGCGTTTGGGAATGCCCTGATCTATTTCAATTATCTATTGATGATGACAAGAGCAATCAGAAATGGGCTATGTTGGTAAGCATTGGAGATAACTCTGAATTTAAGGAAGGTTCGAGAACACAATATTTCATTGGTCAATTTGATGGTACAACCTTTGTAAATGACAATGACGATGATACAATCCTTTGGTTAGATTATGGAAGAGATAATTATGCTGGTGTTACCTGGTCTGATTCTCCAGACGAAAGAAGAATTTATATTGGGTGGATGAGTAACTGGCGATATGCAAATCAAGTACCGACGAATGAGTGGAGAAGCGCAATGACACTTCCGAGAGAGTTAACTATGACTTCTACCGAAGAAGGAGTTCGCTTGGTTCAAAAACCTGTATCAGAAATTAATAAAATAAGAAAAGAGACGAATATTCATAAAGAAATCATCATTGACTCGAACAATTCTGTTTTTTTTGACTTGAACAATAAATTAATGGAGATTGAAATTGAATTCGAACAAATAAATTCATCGGAATTTGATTTACTCATTCAGCATTCAGAGACTGAAAAAACCATTATTAGTTATGACGTTAGGAATAGTTCGCTACTAGTAGATAGAACGAATTCAGGAGAAAATAGTTTCTCAACATCATTCCCAGCAGTACAAGAAGCGCCATTAAAAATGAAAAATAATAAAGTAAAGCTTCAACTGTTTATTGATACTTCATCAATCGAATTATTTGCAAATGATGGTGAGATTGCCATGACTAGCTTAATTTTCCCAAGTGAGATTGGCAAAGGTCTCACATTGGTCTCGAATGGCGGAAGTACAAATGTCTCAACATTAAAAGTAACTGAACTAGAATCAATTTGGAAGTAA
- a CDS encoding carbohydrate kinase family protein, whose product MSSSVICIGELLIDFFCTDVNIDLVDGQSFEKQAGGAPANVCATIVKLGGNAKFCGKVGNDPFGHFLKKTLDDLNVDTSMIVLDKEHPTTLAFVSLKADGERDFVFNRGADAFLSEDELDKKKLEESNILHFGSATALLEDPFQSTYLNAMRTAKEADKFISFDPNFRKDLWPDRIQTFIDLAKEGIALADFVKVSDDELRIITGMNDIKQGILSLHNLGAKVIAVTLGKEGTFISNGENTEIVPSIKVNSIDSTGAGDAFVGATLFQLAKAGDPKNTLEDFEHLKQVITFSNRVGAMVCMKVGAIAAIPNIEEVS is encoded by the coding sequence ATGAGTTCATCAGTCATTTGCATTGGCGAGCTATTAATTGATTTTTTTTGTACAGATGTAAACATAGATTTAGTTGATGGCCAGAGTTTTGAAAAACAAGCAGGGGGAGCCCCTGCAAATGTGTGTGCCACGATTGTGAAACTTGGTGGTAATGCAAAGTTCTGTGGGAAAGTAGGCAATGATCCGTTTGGGCACTTTTTAAAGAAAACATTAGATGATCTAAATGTTGATACTTCTATGATCGTATTAGATAAGGAACATCCAACGACACTAGCTTTTGTATCACTAAAAGCAGACGGAGAAAGGGATTTTGTGTTTAATCGAGGAGCTGATGCATTTTTATCTGAAGATGAACTGGATAAAAAGAAACTTGAAGAAAGTAACATTTTACATTTCGGATCAGCTACTGCTCTATTAGAGGATCCCTTTCAATCTACTTATTTAAATGCAATGAGAACAGCAAAAGAAGCAGATAAATTTATTTCTTTTGATCCTAACTTTAGAAAAGACCTGTGGCCAGATAGAATACAAACATTTATTGATTTAGCTAAAGAGGGAATAGCCTTAGCAGATTTTGTAAAGGTAAGTGATGATGAGTTGAGGATTATAACAGGAATGAATGATATAAAACAAGGAATTTTATCACTTCATAACTTGGGAGCAAAAGTAATTGCCGTAACACTTGGAAAAGAGGGAACATTTATCTCTAATGGAGAAAATACTGAGATTGTTCCGAGTATCAAAGTAAACTCAATTGATTCCACTGGTGCTGGTGATGCATTTGTAGGAGCAACACTTTTTCAATTGGCTAAAGCAGGAGATCCTAAAAATACTTTAGAAGACTTTGAACATCTTAAACAAGTCATTACTTTTAGCAATAGAGTAGGTGCAATGGTTTGTATGAAGGTAGGAGCAATTGCTGCAATCCCGAATATTGAGGAAGTTTCATAG